From the genome of Pungitius pungitius chromosome 20, fPunPun2.1, whole genome shotgun sequence:
TTAAATTTACGATCCTTATGACTCTCTATGCGGAAAAGACTGGGATaatttgtttatgtgtttggCAAAACTTTATCAAATCTGCCCATTCACACAAATAATACATTACTCATACGGACTCAATCTATTTGAGTCCGTATCTGTCCCAACACCTGATATCGCTATTGGTGTATCTGCAATGCACACTTGTATATGGCTCCTGTGTCAAATGTGGGCTAAAACCCAGTGAATgtatggaattaaaaaaaaactctttaacttattaacacatttaaaaagtttCTAATACAAATCACTTTTTTTGCAGATCTGTTACTTCTGCTTCATGTGCTGTTTGGCCAGTGGAGCTCAAGTTAACTCACTTAGACTGGAACTCGGACGCAATCTTGATACACTTCCAGGGACACTACCTTACCATATGTGATCTTGACTATAACATCTTGCAAGGAGAAATACAGAACGTACCAAAGACTAGCGCTGAAGTGGATATTGGAGCGTTTTGTATTGTGGAAGATTTATGTTCAGGCCGCTGGTACAGAGGAAGAGTTCAGAACCGCAAAAAGGACTTGTTTGAGGTTTTCCTCATCGACCACGGTAATGTTTTGAGTGTCGACATTGCTCACATATCTCTCTGTTCAAATGACCTGTTCATTCTGCCTCCCAAGATAATTTGTGGCTTTCTTGCAAATGTGCTGCTGCTTGATGGCTGTTCTCATTCTGTATTGGAGAAGTACTTCTCAAGCCTGATCGGAAGTAATGTCACAGGGTACATCCAAGCCCTCTTGCCCCACAAAGTCCTCTTGTTGGAAGCCCCTGACATTAACAATGACCTTGTTAGACATGGTTTTGGGAGGCATATGGACACAGATACTTTCCTGCTCTTGGTTGGGATGCTCACAGAGGTGCCGCTCAAAAGAAACATGGAGCCAGTTCCTGACTTACTCCTTGAAAAGCCACGGGGGCAAGAATATAGCTTCAACCCATCTAGTTTGCAGGGATACAAAGacattctgtctctctgtgggccTAGACTGTGTTGTGGGACACGCGCTAAAGTGCGCGTAACTGCTGCCATCCACCCAGGGCTGTTTTATTGTCGGAAGACCAGTATGGAAACAGATCTTTGGGAAATGTCAAAGAAACTGGCTGCCGTTAATGAGCAACAagccaaaaaacacaaccagaaGACTCCAGAAAACTTGGGTTTGCTCTGCTCCGTCAAAGGCAAAGATGGAAAATGGCAAAGAGGCTATGTGCAGTTTCTCCCTGTCAACTCTCAACTTCGAGTTTTGTTCATTGACTATGGAATATTTGAATCTGTCGAAGTTGAGAACGTGCACAGGTTGCCAACTGACTTACTTTCCACACCTGTCATGGCATTCCCTTGCTCGCTCTCCTCGCTGAGTGATCGGGATGAGGCAGTCAAGAGTCAGCAGTTGAATTTTCTCAAGGCAGGCTTGCTTGGAAAAGTGTTAGATGTGGAAATTCGAGGTTTTGATGAAGGGCAACAGCTGTACTCTATCACATTGATTGGTGCTGAGGATACTGATATGAAGGAACCAAAGCTTATTCAAGAGCTTCCTAGCAAAACAGCAAAACAGGAAAATCCATCACACCGTGCCCATTTATCCTATGAGACAATCATGGACCAAGCAGTGTGTAAAACACTTGAAGCAGAAGGGGTCCATGTAGACTCTGTCTTTGTGGGCTATGTTGAGTATGTACAGAATCCCAGCCACTTTTGGATCAGAACGCAAAAGCGTAATGATGAGTTTCAagaaatgatgaagaaaatgggAGATTCCTTCAATCAAGTGAAACTGGACGACGACGTCCTTTTGAATCCTGAGCTCGGGACACTGTGCTGTGCAGTGTATGAGGAAGACATGCATTTCTACAGGGGTGTAGTGACGAACACTCTTGAGCATGGATCTGAAGTTCTTTTCATCGATTTTGGGAACATTCAGAAAGTGCCAGATATATTGATCAAAAAGATACCTGAGACATTTGCAAACAAACCAGCGTTTGCCTTCTGTTGCAGTCTTGTTAATGTTTCTCCGTTGGATGAAATGTGGACCAGTACCACCTCAGAAATTTTCAGACAAGCCGTGTCAAACAAAGCCCTGCTTGTCCATGTGGTcgaaatcagaaaaaaacaatttgttgtTGATCTCCATGATatggaaagtgaaaaaaatcaaagtatCACTGAGTTTCTGATCTCTTCAAAAAAAGCTGATTATTGGAACAACGTTGCCATAAAACCTGTGGTGCGAAACAACACatatttgacagaaaaaaagcaccCAAAATATGGTGTGACATCAGACACCTTTCGCAATACAGAGCAACcgaatgattgtgaaaaggaagaggaaacaTGCAACATTCAAACACAGAACGCACAAGCACCTGCTTGCTTCAAAGCCTTGAGCATCAAGCCAGGGTGTAATATGGCTGTGATCTGCTCTTACATTAAGTCTCCATCAGAGATCTGGTGCCAGCCTCAAGATAATCTTCCAGCTTTGGAGGAACTGATGGATAAAGTCCATCAGTATTACTCCACTCGCACAGTTCCCGTTCGATCAGGGGATTTGTGTTGTGTCGCCAAATCACCTCAAGATGGAAGATGGTACAGGGCCTTCATCGCAGATAAACAGAACGGACATGCCAGAGTGATGTTGGTTGACTATGGTTTTACCATCCAAATCAAGGAGTACAATCTTCAGGGAATAATACCTGAATATGTCTATTTGGAAGAACAAGCTTTCAGGTGCTGCCTTAGTGGCCTGATTGAACCTGCTGACCCAGAAAACAGTGGGGATTGGGGTCCTGATGTGTGTAAAACACTGAAAGAGTTAGTCCTCAACTGCACCAGTGGTTTAAGATGTGAAGTTTTATCACAGTTGAATGTGAAGAACAAAGGGCTCTGCAATGTGGTAGAACTCTACAACACCCAAACCCAACAGAGGCTAACCAATTTGCTCTTGGAACGGTGCGTGCCAAGGAAAGGGCCGATCTTGGCAGAGCAACTACCAACGATGATTCCTGAGTCCTTTGTGTACTCTTCACATGATTTAAGTCCTGGAGATGAGGAACATGTCTACATCACTCACATTGGCATTCAGTGGGAAATCTACTGCCACCTACAGAGAAATGCGAAAGTCATTGACCAGCTCGAACAGAAAATCAGAGAGGAGAGTGAGAAAATTATACAAGCCAGTACGAGAGTTGTTGGGAGAAGGCTGGCCCTGGCAAAATACTTTGATGGCAACTGGTACAGGGGTTTGGCACATCCTGTTCAGTCCCCTCACCACCTCggtgtgttttttgtggatTATGGAAACACAAACGTATCTGAGAAGACCAATGTGATATCAATCCCCAGAGATTCTGTTGATTTGTTGCACACGCCCATGCAGGCTGTGAAATTCCACCTTGCTTCAGTGTCCAAGGAAGAACTCTATGCAGATGTAAAAGAATGGCTTGATGGCACAATCCTTAATAAGGAAGTCAGAGCCATCAtagttggaaaaagaaaagatggttCATTTGATGTTGAACTGTTTGATGGGGATATTAATATCAACGAGAAGGTAAAGGACATCGTTCTCAGTCTTTCACCGAAATCAAAGACCGTTGTGAGTTCGGACACTATCTGCACAAAGAAAGAACCTCACACTCTCCAAACAGGATGCACAAAGCAGTCACTTAAGTGCAGGAAAGTCAGCCAAATGCCTAGCAAACAGGGACGCCACAAATCGAAAGCATCGAGATGCAATCAAGTTGGGAGAGCTCTTCCCAATGTGATGAACGCAAAACATCATGTTCCTAGTGAACAGCGTCAACATACAAAGGAACTGGACATCCCTCAGCTCTCTTGTTTGCCAGAAATGAAAGTGAGCGCAGGTTTCAGGGCGATATGTTTCGTCTCCCACATTAGGTCAGTCAACAGCTTTTTTCTTCAACTGTCGGAGGACGAACCTGCCATCTTGAAAATGGGTGAAAAGCTAAATTTACAAATCTTCAGAGATTCCTTAAAGCCTGCTCCATCTTTGAGAATAAATGACCTCGTTCTGGCTGAGTACGAGGAAGATGGAGCTCTGTATCGTTCAGCTGTGAAGGAATGTGAAGATGGTTCCCGCTTTGAAGTTGAGTTTGTGGACTATGGAAACAACGCAGTCATGGGCAACGACAAGATCTACTCCATACCAAAGGAGTATCTCTCTCATCCACGATTCAGCATATCATGCTCCTTGTTGGACACAAGTATGTACACAAGTGATGTTTCGTTCACCGATGCTGTAATGGAGAAGCCTCTCATGGTTGATTTTGTCAGTCATGAAGTTCATTGGAAAGTGAAATTTGAGATTCTCGATGGAGCTGTCTCTGTTCCAGCAGCACTGGAAGCAACTTTGGAAAGTGGCCCTGGAAATGAAAGGGGAGAGGAGTCTCCTGcagattcatttgaaatggaagAGGGATCAAGAGCCCGTGAGCAGAACCTCCTCACAAAAAATTtgagtgagaaaaaaacaggGGAATCCAAAGGAACTACTGTTGATGAAGAAAGCCCCATGCCAAAAccaacacacactgcactgtcCCCTACAGTAGAAGAACCCACCTTAAACGAGGGAGATTCATTTAAGAGTTCAAGTACATTCACAATAGGCccagggaaaacaaaaagtcAGTGGGCCGATGCCATCATACCTCTGTCTATTCAGGCCAAAGACACAGAGATAAGTACAGTTCTGTCTGTAATGAGTAACAGCAACTTTTACGCTAAACTAAATAAGACCAGTCCTCTGCTAATCGCATTAGAAAGCCGTATCGCTGACAACGTACACAAGTGCAAGATGGTAGCATATGAGGATGTCAAACAAGGCCTCAAGTGCTTAGTTCAGGTGCACCAGCAGTGGCACAGGGCTGTTATTCAAGATGTTGGCTTGGAAACATGCCAGCTCCTCCTTGTGGATCATGGAATGACTGACCGAATTTCAAGGGGGTCAATCCGGCACCAGTGTAGCGAGCTGACAGAAATCCCCCACCTTGCAGTTTTGTGCAAGGTGAACTGCATTCGGTTCAGTGAGGGAGAGGCATCTCCTGGGCTGTGGTGTGAAATACTCAAACCAATGATTGGCAAAGAAGTCaaactggtgtttgtgtgtttttcagaagCTGACAAATTATGGACGGTTGAAATAATTATGAATGGAGAGTTTGTTCTCCGTCAAATCCCAACCTCACTGCGGCAGAATGAAGAGTCAGTGCTGTCAACTGCCGAGACCCTAAGAAGTGAAAAGGCTGAAGCCGAATTAAACACGGACACAAGCCTCCCTCAGCATCTGACTTTTGTTCCTGTCGATATAGACACTCCCTATTCAGGGTTCGCTTCTGCAGTGGTGACGCCCTTCAAGTTCTGCATCATTCTGGAGGACTTTCTTCTCGTCATGAACAAAGTTTCCTTATTATTGGATGACCTCCCTGAGGAAACATCTCCTCTTCCTGAAGCCCACCTCATCCCTGGCACCTGCTGCCTGTTTAAATCCAACACGAAGAGTAAGTGGTGCCGGGCCGAAATAACAGACGTCAACACAACAGTAGTCTTGAACCTGGTTGATTACGGCCACTACGAATGCATCCCGTACCAAGACTGCTTTAATCTGAAAAGGGCTCCTGAGGAGATCGGAAACCTCCCAAAGGTGGAGTATCCTTGCGTTCTGAGAGGCGTGAAGCCAGTTGGAGTAGATGGACAGTGGACCAATGGAGCAGCCGTCTTCTTCCAGCAGTGTTTGTTCCAGAAAAACCTTCAGATCATCTTTAGGGAGTTTGtattaaacacacactggaaaGTAGACATTCTGGCGGATGGTACCCATGTTGCCAAGAAGCTGGTCGATGCGGGACACGCCAATTACATGGACATCACGCTAGGACTGAGGTAGGCTGCCACTTGGTATTTGTCTTCAacagctttattttttattttacatttccaCAATAAGACTTCAATACAACACATTATTTTGAGATGCAGTATGAAATGAAGacaattgtatttttatgtatatCACTGCTTGTGCTCATTGTTTATTCTTATTGGTTCTTATGAATAACTAATGAATTTACTGGAGTCCTTCATCATGGGATattctttttccccccaaaatatttatttttagttaatGCTCACAGTAGTACAAAATATAATCCATacttgtttttcacaaaatgtagCAGCATATCTTGATTGCCAGAAAACCATATCAACCGTAAACTTAAATctcattttatcttcatttttga
Proteins encoded in this window:
- the tdrd15 gene encoding tudor domain-containing protein 15, which gives rise to MQSVLDSEHQKSVTSASCAVWPVELKLTHLDWNSDAILIHFQGHYLTICDLDYNILQGEIQNVPKTSAEVDIGAFCIVEDLCSGRWYRGRVQNRKKDLFEVFLIDHGNVLSVDIAHISLCSNDLFILPPKIICGFLANVLLLDGCSHSVLEKYFSSLIGSNVTGYIQALLPHKVLLLEAPDINNDLVRHGFGRHMDTDTFLLLVGMLTEVPLKRNMEPVPDLLLEKPRGQEYSFNPSSLQGYKDILSLCGPRLCCGTRAKVRVTAAIHPGLFYCRKTSMETDLWEMSKKLAAVNEQQAKKHNQKTPENLGLLCSVKGKDGKWQRGYVQFLPVNSQLRVLFIDYGIFESVEVENVHRLPTDLLSTPVMAFPCSLSSLSDRDEAVKSQQLNFLKAGLLGKVLDVEIRGFDEGQQLYSITLIGAEDTDMKEPKLIQELPSKTAKQENPSHRAHLSYETIMDQAVCKTLEAEGVHVDSVFVGYVEYVQNPSHFWIRTQKRNDEFQEMMKKMGDSFNQVKLDDDVLLNPELGTLCCAVYEEDMHFYRGVVTNTLEHGSEVLFIDFGNIQKVPDILIKKIPETFANKPAFAFCCSLVNVSPLDEMWTSTTSEIFRQAVSNKALLVHVVEIRKKQFVVDLHDMESEKNQSITEFLISSKKADYWNNVAIKPVVRNNTYLTEKKHPKYGVTSDTFRNTEQPNDCEKEEETCNIQTQNAQAPACFKALSIKPGCNMAVICSYIKSPSEIWCQPQDNLPALEELMDKVHQYYSTRTVPVRSGDLCCVAKSPQDGRWYRAFIADKQNGHARVMLVDYGFTIQIKEYNLQGIIPEYVYLEEQAFRCCLSGLIEPADPENSGDWGPDVCKTLKELVLNCTSGLRCEVLSQLNVKNKGLCNVVELYNTQTQQRLTNLLLERCVPRKGPILAEQLPTMIPESFVYSSHDLSPGDEEHVYITHIGIQWEIYCHLQRNAKVIDQLEQKIREESEKIIQASTRVVGRRLALAKYFDGNWYRGLAHPVQSPHHLGVFFVDYGNTNVSEKTNVISIPRDSVDLLHTPMQAVKFHLASVSKEELYADVKEWLDGTILNKEVRAIIVGKRKDGSFDVELFDGDININEKVKDIVLSLSPKSKTVVSSDTICTKKEPHTLQTGCTKQSLKCRKVSQMPSKQGRHKSKASRCNQVGRALPNVMNAKHHVPSEQRQHTKELDIPQLSCLPEMKVSAGFRAICFVSHIRSVNSFFLQLSEDEPAILKMGEKLNLQIFRDSLKPAPSLRINDLVLAEYEEDGALYRSAVKECEDGSRFEVEFVDYGNNAVMGNDKIYSIPKEYLSHPRFSISCSLLDTSMYTSDVSFTDAVMEKPLMVDFVSHEVHWKVKFEILDGAVSVPAALEATLESGPGNERGEESPADSFEMEEGSRAREQNLLTKNLSEKKTGESKGTTVDEESPMPKPTHTALSPTVEEPTLNEGDSFKSSSTFTIGPGKTKSQWADAIIPLSIQAKDTEISTVLSVMSNSNFYAKLNKTSPLLIALESRIADNVHKCKMVAYEDVKQGLKCLVQVHQQWHRAVIQDVGLETCQLLLVDHGMTDRISRGSIRHQCSELTEIPHLAVLCKVNCIRFSEGEASPGLWCEILKPMIGKEVKLVFVCFSEADKLWTVEIIMNGEFVLRQIPTSLRQNEESVLSTAETLRSEKAEAELNTDTSLPQHLTFVPVDIDTPYSGFASAVVTPFKFCIILEDFLLVMNKVSLLLDDLPEETSPLPEAHLIPGTCCLFKSNTKSKWCRAEITDVNTTVVLNLVDYGHYECIPYQDCFNLKRAPEEIGNLPKVEYPCVLRGVKPVGVDGQWTNGAAVFFQQCLFQKNLQIIFREFVLNTHWKVDILADGTHVAKKLVDAGHANYMDITLGLRFQEQGPRRAAPGGPGSEEECGQEDGGFNGKTHRFVESTGEAEGTTALSIVSECPQGFLL